From a region of the Fervidobacterium sp. genome:
- a CDS encoding ABC transporter substrate-binding protein — MRKAFLGLFLLLSFSLFAAIKIGALLPLTGGVSAFGDLVKKGIELAWEEKNTVLGEKIEVVYMDTRSEKTEAANGIARLIDKEGVIAVVGEVISGNSMAAGEIAEKKKVPMVSPSSTNPLVTQGKKFVSRVCFIDPLQGTALAEFAFKTLKVKKATVFTDVEQDYSVGLSNYFMERFKKLGGQVLQVQYKSGDQEFSAQLSQALSFGSEAIVVTGYYNEIALVAQQARALGYKGHILAGDGADAPELIKIGGQAVEGIYFSDHFHPDAPVTNKSKKFVEAFTKKYGVKPSTLSALGYDAYMLVVEAIERAGTKKPELIATAIRAIKNFEGVTGIITIDQNGNATKDVVILTVKNQQFSFAAKISANQLK; from the coding sequence ATGAGAAAAGCCTTTTTGGGATTGTTTTTATTACTTAGCTTTAGTCTATTTGCGGCTATCAAGATAGGTGCACTCTTACCACTTACAGGAGGGGTTTCTGCGTTCGGTGATTTAGTGAAAAAAGGTATTGAACTGGCTTGGGAAGAGAAGAACACTGTTTTAGGAGAGAAGATAGAAGTTGTTTACATGGACACAAGAAGTGAAAAAACAGAAGCAGCAAACGGTATAGCAAGACTTATCGACAAAGAAGGCGTTATAGCTGTCGTGGGTGAAGTGATCAGTGGTAACTCTATGGCTGCTGGAGAAATAGCTGAGAAGAAAAAAGTGCCTATGGTAAGTCCGTCATCAACCAATCCACTTGTGACACAAGGAAAGAAGTTTGTTTCACGAGTATGTTTCATCGATCCATTGCAAGGTACAGCACTTGCTGAATTTGCATTTAAAACATTGAAAGTCAAAAAGGCAACAGTTTTCACAGACGTTGAACAAGATTATAGTGTGGGACTTTCAAATTATTTTATGGAAAGGTTCAAAAAGCTCGGTGGACAAGTATTACAAGTGCAATACAAATCGGGAGACCAAGAGTTCAGTGCTCAACTTTCTCAGGCTCTATCATTCGGTAGCGAAGCCATAGTCGTAACTGGTTATTATAACGAAATTGCACTTGTTGCCCAGCAGGCGAGGGCACTTGGATACAAAGGACACATTCTTGCGGGTGACGGTGCAGACGCACCAGAACTGATAAAGATTGGAGGACAGGCAGTTGAAGGAATATACTTTTCCGACCATTTCCATCCAGATGCACCAGTTACCAACAAATCGAAGAAATTTGTTGAAGCATTTACGAAAAAATATGGTGTAAAACCATCTACACTTTCAGCACTTGGCTACGATGCTTACATGCTTGTTGTCGAAGCAATTGAGCGCGCAGGAACTAAGAAACCTGAATTGATCGCAACTGCTATCAGAGCAATCAAAAACTTTGAGGGGGTAACTGGAATAATAACTATAGATCAAAATGGTAACGCAACAAAAGATGTTGTAATATTAACCGTTAAAAATCAACAGTTTTCCTTTGCAGCGAAAATTTCCGCAAATCAGTTGAAATAG
- the coaBC gene encoding bifunctional phosphopantothenoylcysteine decarboxylase/phosphopantothenate--cysteine ligase CoaBC: protein MNVLLAVSSGIAIYKAVDLASKIRKQGWNLQIIMTENAAKLINPIVFSSVGNCKVYTDTYEIESGWIIHTELSKWADVFIVAPATANTIAKLSNGIADNLLTTTALAFDKKLKILVPTMNTRMYENEITQENIKKLSEFGWYVLSPESGHLACGEVGKGRYPENEKIIEFIKILKEEKLLKNKCVLVTAGPTVEAIDPVRYISNHSSGKMGYAIATVAKRLGAKVVLITGPTCLDYPFFVDEIVPVKSAEQMYKAVLDKKDDCDILIMCAAVADYKPKQIAEQKIKKSSDKLVLELEKTPDILESVGFSRRKDQIVVGFAAETENIVENAYNKLSRKNADVIVANDAKSAMGSDRNHVFLVFRNKAIVELEGTKEEIAKELLVELCKNF from the coding sequence ATGAATGTTCTCCTAGCGGTATCATCTGGAATAGCAATATATAAGGCCGTTGATTTGGCAAGCAAAATCAGAAAGCAAGGTTGGAATTTGCAAATTATAATGACTGAAAATGCAGCAAAATTGATTAATCCCATTGTCTTTTCCTCTGTTGGGAATTGCAAAGTTTACACAGATACCTATGAAATTGAATCAGGATGGATTATTCATACGGAACTCTCTAAGTGGGCAGATGTGTTCATCGTTGCCCCAGCGACTGCTAACACGATTGCAAAATTATCTAACGGAATAGCTGATAATCTTTTAACAACAACTGCCTTAGCATTTGATAAAAAGCTAAAGATATTGGTTCCTACTATGAACACAAGAATGTATGAAAATGAGATAACTCAGGAGAATATTAAAAAGCTTTCGGAATTTGGATGGTATGTGTTAAGTCCCGAAAGTGGACATTTAGCATGTGGCGAGGTGGGCAAAGGTCGTTATCCGGAAAATGAAAAAATAATAGAGTTCATTAAAATTTTGAAGGAAGAAAAATTGTTGAAGAACAAATGTGTTCTTGTGACAGCCGGACCCACTGTTGAAGCTATTGATCCTGTAAGGTACATATCGAATCATTCAAGTGGGAAGATGGGATATGCCATCGCAACCGTTGCTAAACGCCTTGGCGCAAAAGTTGTGCTAATAACCGGACCTACTTGTCTAGATTATCCGTTTTTTGTCGATGAAATAGTGCCTGTTAAGTCTGCAGAGCAAATGTACAAAGCTGTTTTGGACAAAAAGGACGATTGTGATATACTAATAATGTGTGCCGCTGTTGCAGACTATAAACCAAAGCAAATAGCTGAACAAAAGATTAAAAAAAGTTCTGACAAACTTGTTTTGGAACTTGAAAAAACTCCAGATATACTCGAAAGTGTTGGCTTTTCAAGAAGGAAGGACCAAATCGTTGTAGGTTTTGCCGCGGAAACGGAAAATATCGTCGAAAATGCTTACAACAAGCTGTCACGAAAAAACGCAGACGTTATCGTTGCAAACGATGCAAAGAGCGCTATGGGAAGTGACAGAAACCACGTGTTTTTAGTTTTCAGGAATAAGGCTATAGTGGAATTGGAAGGAACGAAAGAAGAGATTGCAAAGGAGTTGCTGGTGGAACTATGCAAAAACTTCTAA
- a CDS encoding CBS domain-containing protein, with amino-acid sequence MKAVRWVNTFYPKVKNSQTISEALHEMRKHSCDYCLVVDEDGKFDGLLHKSVVKEVEMEEKVGSYVIFPDFYIVEDSTIEEAAMMLIENKETVLPVVNSNSEVIGVLTIQEVLEAMTEISAMDEHGIRINLTLEDKPGELKKVIDVLANNRINILSILTLKDNGNRLVSIKVDSKDAESVAGILEVYEIPYESIVEEEGFF; translated from the coding sequence ATGAAAGCAGTCAGATGGGTCAATACATTTTATCCAAAAGTAAAAAATTCTCAAACGATCTCTGAAGCTCTTCATGAAATGAGAAAACATTCTTGCGATTATTGTTTGGTCGTAGACGAAGATGGTAAATTCGATGGTTTGCTTCATAAATCGGTTGTTAAGGAAGTAGAAATGGAAGAAAAGGTTGGAAGTTATGTAATATTCCCAGACTTTTATATCGTAGAAGATTCAACCATAGAAGAAGCAGCTATGATGCTTATTGAAAACAAAGAAACTGTGCTTCCTGTAGTCAATTCGAACAGTGAGGTTATAGGGGTCTTAACAATCCAAGAGGTACTTGAGGCTATGACTGAAATATCTGCAATGGATGAACATGGAATAAGAATAAATCTCACGTTGGAAGATAAGCCGGGGGAATTGAAAAAAGTTATTGACGTGCTTGCAAACAATCGCATAAACATATTATCTATATTAACGTTAAAAGATAATGGTAATCGATTAGTTTCGATAAAAGTTGATAGCAAAGATGCTGAAAGCGTTGCAGGAATTCTCGAAGTGTATGAGATTCCTTACGAATCTATAGTGGAAGAAGAGGGATTCTTCTAA
- a CDS encoding segregation/condensation protein A has translation MDLLLYLIQKRQIDIRQLSISQLADEFLYYVNQMKEFNINVTSEFIATAAYLLELKSKSLLPSLNEKERKEYEYKRELLLRRIEEYARLKELTEHVLKHNDADQYPVKVPYVFPKIDERKLLRIVKAALQEVDVKRKVYIIKKEAFSIEKIMQHIEEKYEIVSLYDLLRESKSKYEIIVKFLAILELIRFEKYTIDDDFVLRRVVKTNVAAQ, from the coding sequence TTGGATCTGTTGTTATACCTAATTCAGAAAAGGCAAATCGATATCCGTCAGTTGTCTATTTCCCAACTGGCGGATGAGTTTTTATATTATGTAAACCAAATGAAAGAATTTAACATAAATGTGACATCAGAATTTATAGCAACTGCCGCCTATTTACTTGAGTTAAAATCAAAAAGTTTGTTACCTTCGTTGAACGAAAAGGAAAGGAAAGAATATGAGTACAAAAGAGAACTGCTTCTTAGGAGAATAGAAGAGTACGCACGTCTGAAAGAACTCACAGAACATGTATTGAAGCACAACGACGCCGATCAATATCCTGTAAAAGTTCCCTATGTGTTTCCAAAAATAGATGAAAGAAAGCTTCTTAGAATAGTAAAAGCTGCTCTTCAGGAAGTTGATGTCAAAAGAAAGGTTTATATAATTAAAAAAGAAGCTTTTTCCATTGAAAAGATAATGCAGCATATAGAAGAGAAATATGAAATAGTAAGTTTGTATGACCTTCTAAGGGAGAGCAAATCGAAGTACGAAATTATTGTTAAATTCTTAGCTATTTTAGAATTAATAAGGTTTGAGAAGTACACAATAGATGATGATTTTGTCTTAAGAAGAGTGGTGAAAACAAATGTCGCTGCACAATGA
- a CDS encoding SMC-Scp complex subunit ScpB, which translates to MSLHNDNQNKEILEEKKALIEALIFASRGIDKQTIKNLTNFQEDEIDNIISQIVDEYSSSSHGIELKEIEGYLRFYTKSKFSNFVSKVAKRRNLGSLSPAQLEVAIFLAVRKQATKLEIDSMRAKDSTNLIKQLLVSGVIKRRKSGRTFVYSLTDTFKDESMIEELVRQAGGASFESIAKNLFEPEVENTQSTESI; encoded by the coding sequence ATGTCGCTGCACAATGATAATCAGAATAAAGAGATTTTAGAAGAAAAGAAGGCACTTATAGAAGCTTTGATATTCGCATCGAGAGGAATAGACAAGCAAACGATTAAAAATTTAACAAACTTTCAGGAAGATGAAATCGATAATATAATATCCCAAATCGTGGATGAATATTCTTCTTCCTCGCATGGAATAGAGTTAAAGGAAATCGAAGGATACTTAAGATTTTACACTAAATCAAAATTTTCAAACTTTGTTTCCAAGGTTGCGAAAAGACGAAACCTTGGGAGTCTTTCGCCTGCTCAGCTTGAGGTTGCTATTTTTTTAGCTGTGCGAAAGCAAGCCACAAAACTTGAGATAGACAGTATGCGTGCAAAAGATTCAACTAACTTGATTAAACAACTTTTGGTTTCAGGAGTTATAAAAAGACGTAAATCTGGGAGGACATTTGTGTACAGCCTGACTGATACGTTTAAGGATGAAAGTATGATAGAAGAACTTGTGAGACAAGCAGGTGGTGCTTCGTTTGAAAGCATAGCAAAGAATCTGTTCGAACCAGAGGTAGAAAATACACAGTCAACAGAATCGATTTGA
- a CDS encoding MoxR family ATPase: MTVSEVKFLSQKIMEAGEIPLLIGHFGVGKTDVARQIATETGRRLIILVLSQMEPGDLIGLPAKDENRTKFLAPDWWPDDGNVIIFLDEINRAHRSIRNAIMQLLIDKRIHNHILPKGTWIMASMNPPDEDYDQVELITDPAFLSRFFVLEIHPEPREWIKWANENNLSAEVIEFIEKYPEFLSVQSSVSLKASVKPSPRSWYKLSRVLSVLNEEEKREYSYVLASGIVGPEAAKVFVDRTISSKIPSPYEILINGDIPTQLDIHQANGLLIRLIDFISTVDDKTLEKMKNNAELISKNLIKLSKVVPKDSFEAFMRMLVNLSNTPGLKGEFCDELIRKVIATQQS; the protein is encoded by the coding sequence TTGACAGTAAGCGAAGTTAAGTTTTTGTCGCAAAAAATAATGGAAGCTGGCGAGATACCGCTTTTGATAGGACACTTTGGTGTTGGAAAAACGGATGTTGCAAGACAGATAGCTACGGAAACTGGGAGAAGGCTCATTATCCTTGTACTATCACAAATGGAGCCCGGTGATTTAATCGGTTTACCAGCGAAGGATGAAAATAGAACGAAATTTTTGGCACCTGATTGGTGGCCAGATGATGGGAATGTTATAATCTTTCTTGATGAAATAAACAGGGCTCATAGAAGTATAAGAAATGCAATAATGCAGCTACTTATCGATAAAAGAATACATAATCATATTTTACCTAAGGGTACATGGATAATGGCGTCTATGAACCCACCAGACGAAGATTACGATCAAGTAGAATTGATAACAGATCCAGCGTTCTTGTCAAGATTTTTCGTGCTCGAGATTCATCCAGAACCAAGAGAGTGGATAAAATGGGCAAATGAAAATAATCTTTCAGCTGAAGTAATAGAATTCATAGAAAAATATCCTGAATTTTTATCTGTACAAAGTAGCGTTTCTTTAAAAGCCTCAGTAAAACCAAGTCCAAGAAGTTGGTATAAGTTAAGTCGCGTGCTATCTGTACTTAATGAAGAAGAAAAGCGAGAATATTCCTATGTTCTCGCAAGTGGGATAGTTGGTCCAGAAGCAGCAAAGGTATTCGTTGATAGAACAATTTCATCCAAAATACCAAGTCCATATGAAATATTGATAAATGGTGATATACCTACTCAGTTAGACATCCATCAAGCAAACGGATTATTGATAAGACTAATAGATTTTATTTCAACGGTTGATGATAAAACACTCGAAAAAATGAAGAACAATGCAGAGTTAATTTCTAAAAATCTCATAAAGTTGTCAAAAGTTGTTCCAAAAGATTCTTTTGAGGCATTTATGAGAATGCTTGTTAATTTATCCAATACCCCCGGACTAAAGGGTGAATTTTGCGATGAGCTTATAAGAAAAGTTATCGCAACACAGCAAAGTTAA
- the hutU gene encoding urocanate hydratase, producing the protein MTEVIKAPRGTQITCKSWQTEAAMRMLMNNLDPEVARDPANLIVYGGKGKAARNWESFHKIVETLKNLENDETLLVQSGKPVAVWKTHEWAPRVLIANSNLVPKWATWEYFNELESRGLIMYGQMTAGSWIYIGTQGILQGTYETFYAVARKYFGGTLRGKLILTAGLGEMGGAQPLAVTMNDGVVIAVEVDKRMIDRRLKTGYLDTWTDNLEEAIKMAKEAVREGRPLSIGLLANAADVHPELVRRGIIPDVVTDQTAAHDPLNGYIPAGISFDEAVKLRKENPQKYLEMVYASVVKHVEAILEMQRQGAKVFEYGNNIRRLAQDHGVKDAFNIPGYVPEYIRDLFCEGKGPFRWVALSGNPEDIYKTDEKVLELFGEDEHLRKWIQMAREKVKWQGLPARICWLGQGQRAQMGLAMNEMVKKGQLEAPIVIGRDHHDTGSVASPYRETEAMKDGSDAIADWPLLNAMLNVASGATWVSIHHGGGVGIGYSIHAGVVIVADGTDLTKQKLERVLTNDVGMGVVRHADAGYEIAIQTAKKHGIKMPMLDNN; encoded by the coding sequence ATGACAGAGGTTATAAAGGCTCCACGTGGTACGCAGATAACATGTAAGTCGTGGCAAACAGAAGCAGCAATGCGTATGCTTATGAACAATCTTGATCCAGAAGTTGCAAGAGATCCCGCAAATTTAATAGTTTATGGAGGAAAAGGTAAGGCAGCAAGAAATTGGGAAAGCTTTCATAAGATAGTTGAAACACTCAAAAATCTTGAAAATGATGAAACATTACTTGTTCAAAGCGGAAAACCGGTAGCTGTATGGAAAACTCATGAATGGGCACCAAGGGTTTTGATTGCAAATTCAAACCTCGTTCCCAAATGGGCAACTTGGGAATATTTTAATGAACTTGAGTCACGCGGATTAATAATGTACGGACAGATGACCGCTGGTAGTTGGATATACATAGGTACGCAGGGGATATTGCAGGGTACTTATGAAACATTTTATGCGGTTGCAAGAAAGTATTTTGGAGGTACGCTAAGAGGTAAGCTTATTCTAACAGCTGGGCTTGGAGAGATGGGAGGAGCTCAACCACTCGCTGTTACCATGAACGATGGTGTTGTAATCGCTGTTGAAGTTGATAAACGGATGATAGATAGAAGATTGAAGACGGGATATCTCGACACTTGGACAGATAATCTCGAAGAGGCTATAAAGATGGCAAAAGAGGCTGTAAGAGAGGGTAGGCCACTATCCATTGGACTGCTTGCAAACGCGGCTGATGTACATCCAGAACTTGTAAGAAGGGGAATTATACCGGATGTTGTCACCGATCAAACAGCTGCTCACGACCCATTAAATGGATACATACCTGCTGGTATATCATTTGATGAAGCCGTCAAGTTAAGAAAAGAAAACCCGCAAAAATATCTTGAAATGGTTTATGCCAGTGTAGTAAAACATGTAGAAGCTATACTGGAAATGCAAAGACAAGGTGCGAAGGTGTTTGAATATGGTAACAACATTAGAAGGTTAGCTCAAGATCATGGGGTAAAAGATGCATTCAATATACCTGGATATGTACCAGAATATATAAGGGATCTTTTCTGTGAAGGAAAAGGACCATTCAGATGGGTAGCGTTATCAGGTAACCCAGAAGATATTTATAAAACTGACGAAAAAGTTCTCGAGTTGTTCGGTGAAGACGAGCATTTGAGAAAATGGATACAAATGGCTCGGGAAAAAGTGAAGTGGCAAGGATTGCCTGCAAGAATCTGTTGGCTTGGACAAGGTCAAAGGGCGCAAATGGGACTTGCTATGAATGAAATGGTCAAAAAAGGACAACTCGAAGCACCAATTGTTATTGGTAGAGATCACCATGACACAGGATCGGTTGCAAGTCCGTATCGCGAAACTGAAGCAATGAAAGATGGAAGCGACGCAATTGCTGATTGGCCACTTTTGAATGCTATGCTGAATGTTGCAAGCGGAGCCACTTGGGTATCTATACACCACGGTGGAGGAGTTGGTATAGGTTATTCTATACACGCTGGTGTCGTAATTGTTGCGGACGGAACGGATCTTACAAAACAAAAGCTCGAAAGAGTACTAACAAATGATGTAGGTATGGGAGTAGTTAGACATGCAGATGCTGGATATGAAATAGCTATTCAGACTGCAAAAAAACACGGAATTAAGATGCCCATGCTTGACAATAACTAA
- a CDS encoding DUF4895 domain-containing protein, producing the protein MYIGPLELKSIESVDFDSTELLNFLESKKESLDVYHRHVAVVSCYRKEHDKNTTVNIYQRKFPFFMNFIVTTSNEKLIGISLSQPMALSPAIYKTQELRSFEYFKRTFEMITNEQCNLQCGIIKLPFKTKFIGVSGPEEFLKKEIYSEKILGYESFSFASKVDSELFQRIEKYKDGVYKICKTVINDDGINFFIIDKTVMDEFRPLLSEIVSLLRKKHNLMPAKYFSISEKIVGSFVLELNNLFSAQPFTQVDKFLEEYEKIKLDIMKHFTYKE; encoded by the coding sequence ATGTACATAGGTCCTTTAGAACTTAAAAGTATCGAATCTGTTGATTTTGACAGCACAGAACTATTAAATTTTCTTGAAAGCAAAAAAGAAAGTCTCGATGTTTACCACCGCCACGTGGCGGTGGTAAGTTGTTATCGAAAAGAACATGACAAGAATACGACGGTAAATATTTACCAGAGAAAATTCCCATTCTTTATGAACTTTATAGTAACCACCTCAAACGAGAAGTTAATTGGTATCTCTTTATCCCAGCCAATGGCTTTATCACCAGCTATTTATAAAACACAAGAGCTAAGGAGCTTTGAATACTTTAAAAGGACTTTTGAGATGATTACAAACGAGCAATGTAACTTACAGTGTGGTATAATTAAACTACCTTTTAAAACGAAGTTTATTGGAGTATCAGGACCTGAGGAATTTTTAAAAAAGGAGATTTATAGTGAAAAAATACTTGGTTATGAATCATTCTCATTTGCTTCGAAAGTTGATAGCGAATTATTCCAAAGGATTGAAAAATACAAAGACGGTGTTTATAAAATCTGCAAGACAGTAATAAACGATGACGGAATAAATTTCTTTATAATAGATAAAACTGTTATGGATGAATTTAGACCTCTTTTATCTGAAATAGTATCTCTTTTAAGAAAAAAGCACAATCTGATGCCTGCAAAGTATTTTTCAATATCGGAGAAAATTGTTGGTTCCTTCGTTTTAGAACTCAACAACTTATTTTCAGCACAACCTTTTACACAAGTCGATAAATTCCTCGAAGAATACGAAAAAATAAAGCTTGATATAATGAAACACTTCACTTATAAGGAGTGA
- a CDS encoding TPM domain-containing protein — MSILRKTALFLIFISFWVRFLGIDFPSPTPYKYINDYVGIIDKAIAEKIISLGKELEDKSGAQLTTVIIDTVGNMTIEEYAVELFRKWGIGQKGKDNGVLLLVAIKDRQMRIEIGYGLEGAIPDGKAGRIRDEYIIPYFKEGDYSKGVYYGYLALAKEIAKEYNIDLAFDINSQLPATTQNRRPAIEEFIIFVVTLIIVLLILSAGVQYRGPMGPSGPFGPGGFGSSRGFKGSSGGGFGRFGGGRSGGGGASGKW, encoded by the coding sequence GTGAGCATTTTGAGAAAAACGGCTTTATTTTTAATATTTATATCGTTTTGGGTAAGATTCTTAGGAATTGATTTTCCAAGTCCAACGCCGTACAAATATATTAATGACTACGTTGGAATAATAGATAAGGCAATTGCTGAGAAGATAATTTCCTTGGGAAAAGAATTAGAGGATAAGTCTGGAGCACAACTAACTACAGTGATAATAGATACTGTTGGAAATATGACAATAGAAGAATATGCGGTTGAATTGTTCAGAAAATGGGGCATCGGACAGAAGGGAAAAGATAATGGAGTATTGTTATTAGTTGCCATTAAAGACAGACAAATGAGGATAGAGATTGGATATGGACTTGAAGGGGCTATTCCGGATGGGAAGGCAGGAAGAATAAGAGATGAATATATAATTCCATATTTTAAAGAAGGTGACTATTCAAAGGGGGTCTATTATGGCTATTTAGCTCTTGCAAAGGAAATAGCAAAAGAATACAATATAGATTTGGCATTTGATATAAACTCGCAATTACCGGCAACGACGCAGAATAGAAGGCCAGCCATCGAAGAATTTATAATTTTTGTTGTAACCTTAATAATAGTACTGTTAATTCTTTCTGCTGGAGTTCAGTACAGAGGTCCTATGGGGCCAAGTGGACCATTTGGTCCAGGTGGATTTGGCAGTAGCAGAGGTTTTAAAGGATCTTCCGGAGGTGGTTTTGGTAGATTTGGTGGCGGACGCAGTGGCGGTGGTGGTGCAAGTGGAAAATGGTAG
- a CDS encoding TPM domain-containing protein, whose protein sequence is MNFPQPTSLKYINDYVGLINKDVVEKIISIGKELEEKTTSELTVVIINTTEQLSVEEYANELFRNWGIGQKGKDNGVLLLVAIKDRVMRIEVGYGLEGAITDGETGRIRDECILPYLKKKDYSKGVYYGYIALAKEIEKEYNTKLKPVSDEEFEQEKRLELPEKIQLIVGSIIILVFLVFFIWAMIIAFDRVHSKCLTREN, encoded by the coding sequence GTGAATTTTCCACAACCAACTTCCCTGAAATATATAAACGATTATGTAGGGTTAATAAACAAAGACGTTGTGGAAAAGATAATCAGCATAGGTAAAGAACTTGAAGAAAAAACTACGTCAGAACTCACAGTTGTGATAATAAACACAACAGAACAGTTAAGTGTAGAAGAATACGCTAATGAATTGTTTAGAAACTGGGGAATAGGTCAAAAAGGCAAAGATAACGGTGTACTTTTGCTTGTTGCAATAAAAGATCGAGTTATGAGAATAGAAGTAGGCTATGGGCTTGAAGGAGCAATTACCGACGGAGAAACTGGTAGAATAAGAGATGAATGCATCCTACCTTACCTCAAGAAAAAAGATTATTCAAAAGGTGTATACTATGGCTATATTGCTTTGGCCAAGGAAATAGAAAAAGAATACAATACGAAATTGAAACCAGTTTCAGATGAAGAGTTTGAACAAGAGAAAAGATTGGAGCTACCTGAGAAAATTCAGCTAATTGTAGGATCAATTATAATCTTGGTGTTTTTAGTTTTTTTCATTTGGGCTATGATAATTGCTTTCGACAGAGTACATTCAAAATGCTTGACAAGAGAAAACTAG
- a CDS encoding glycosyltransferase family 2 protein, with product MKKSPKISIIIPAFNVEKYISNTLNSLFNQTYKNFEIIVVNDGSQDRTLEVARDSLIGSKIKYKILNQENKGVSVARNEGMKVTCGDYIKFLDGDDMLTEESIENLVLAIEGKGEFDLSFGKQDVVTVSGKILMKYDDMYLKPWIEADAKVALKDFLTGIVHISTNSALFKKEVIEKHRLSFTPGALYGEDNEFIAKYLFFSRKVVFCEKATSLAVYRKDSSTKVASMKVFHNVASMKRLRKFLALNNCELNLLEIFDSQIIPSSYAWVIGNLAFNGYPYKEWTKIIKNKKIRDQVRKFKVLTKETPYYRQVKLAKNLFFLSPFFFYIIMRIIKKQYDKKSEE from the coding sequence ATGAAAAAATCGCCTAAGATTTCTATTATTATTCCAGCATTTAACGTGGAAAAATATATAAGCAACACTTTGAATAGCTTATTTAACCAAACCTACAAAAATTTTGAAATCATAGTAGTTAACGACGGTTCACAAGATCGCACTTTAGAAGTAGCAAGAGATTCTTTAATTGGTAGCAAAATAAAATATAAAATTCTCAATCAGGAGAACAAAGGAGTAAGTGTTGCAAGAAACGAAGGAATGAAAGTAACTTGCGGTGATTATATAAAATTCTTAGACGGAGACGATATGTTGACTGAAGAAAGCATTGAAAATCTGGTTCTGGCAATAGAAGGAAAAGGTGAATTTGATCTTTCATTTGGTAAACAAGACGTTGTAACCGTAAGTGGAAAAATATTAATGAAATATGATGATATGTACTTAAAGCCCTGGATAGAAGCTGATGCTAAGGTTGCCTTAAAGGATTTTTTGACAGGTATTGTACATATTTCAACTAACTCGGCACTATTCAAAAAAGAAGTAATAGAAAAACATAGATTATCTTTTACTCCAGGAGCTTTATACGGGGAAGATAATGAGTTCATAGCAAAATATTTGTTTTTTTCTAGAAAAGTTGTATTTTGTGAAAAAGCAACCTCGTTGGCAGTTTATAGAAAAGATTCAAGCACTAAAGTTGCATCAATGAAAGTTTTTCATAATGTAGCGAGTATGAAAAGATTGAGGAAATTTTTGGCACTGAATAACTGCGAGCTCAATCTTTTGGAGATTTTTGATTCTCAAATAATTCCGTCGTCCTACGCATGGGTGATTGGAAATTTAGCATTCAACGGTTATCCTTATAAAGAATGGACAAAGATTATAAAAAACAAAAAAATTAGGGATCAAGTACGTAAATTTAAGGTTTTAACCAAGGAAACACCATATTACCGACAAGTAAAATTAGCCAAGAATCTGTTTTTTCTATCACCTTTTTTCTTTTACATAATAATGAGAATTATTAAAAAGCAATACGATAAAAAGTCGGAGGAGTGA